The following coding sequences lie in one Treponema sp. OMZ 790 genomic window:
- a CDS encoding RHS repeat domain-containing protein, with amino-acid sequence MKNNYNHRQPNYLPRTAIGREQKQFIKIAFAVHLSAVISAERYRSDSGALKRAVSSTSVLPCTDVDSKFCIRKTCKLEPPPSLAELIVVFFYIIMTNKIEQSAAQRCLNKKLSLSKIPTDRTFENRRSRYKELGKKVPQAYRVYVEDTFLPCDAVDARIFSKDDEHTQRVYIRYGNGVETRYKYDEKRRWLDTIETKNNQTQDVFQKIKYSFDPVGNVLGYNNDASTYETKQTYSYDNLYQLISVEGTSNQYKAKKSSGTTPVSIAKYRQTFAFDGIGNMKEKLSTTNIPGAQGNSYPKAELDYSLAYEYDPAYAHRLIRAGNRYYRYDANGNITAEKDGPFTDEEEFVFTYSYFEEEDVYGADYGFGLDAPKETEQANPQDLFAYRRNYTWNERNLLTKSSDKNYTVHYRYGEDGQRALKYTDEGRSETLYFNNFFTIHIPIQDQNNPQGLRVHKHIFVGNSRLVTAMTHTDNSGDNDEQKTKRYYYHSDHLGSAQFVTDWRGKQYEHIEYTPYGELWVEEVAAGLDKLPFRFTGKELDEETGLYYYGARYLDPKYSRWLSGDPALNDYIPKAPIDDEAKKHNENLPGMGGVFNVVNLHVYHYAGNNPVKYTDPDGRETKQSGKGTIDEPFIQITVTNAETDAYKYTTTINYTSYMDNGKIFEQYSINSSFLIKDTEAGTKLANDMNVGIDMGYTLISSILIAFTMKQIDGNNIAKIINGILAGISSYTGSKYVFKYESGMKIETNTELEVVSDSSGVINSGNRTTNVYKREREDSDGKPIITCTENLNY; translated from the coding sequence ATGAAGAATAATTATAATCATAGGCAGCCCAACTATCTCCCTCGGACAGCGATTGGAAGGGAGCAAAAGCAATTTATAAAAATTGCTTTTGCTGTACATCTTTCCGCAGTAATTTCTGCGGAAAGATACCGAAGCGACAGCGGAGCCCTGAAAAGAGCTGTATCATCAACATCCGTACTTCCTTGTACGGATGTTGATAGCAAGTTTTGCATACGCAAAACTTGCAAGCTTGAACCACCGCCGTCCTTGGCGGAGTTGATAGTTGTTTTCTTTTATATTATAATGACAAACAAAATTGAACAGTCCGCCGCTCAAAGGTGCTTAAATAAAAAACTATCGCTATCTAAAATTCCCACTGACAGGACTTTTGAAAATAGGCGGAGCAGATACAAGGAGTTAGGCAAAAAAGTACCGCAGGCGTATCGGGTATACGTCGAGGACACTTTTTTGCCGTGCGACGCAGTAGATGCCCGTATATTTTCAAAAGATGACGAACACACACAGCGAGTTTACATACGCTACGGAAACGGAGTAGAAACAAGATACAAATACGATGAGAAGCGGCGTTGGTTAGATACAATAGAAACAAAGAATAACCAAACTCAAGACGTCTTTCAAAAAATAAAGTACTCATTCGACCCTGTAGGAAACGTCCTAGGCTATAATAATGATGCAAGTACGTATGAAACAAAACAAACATACTCTTACGACAACCTGTACCAGCTTATAAGCGTAGAAGGAACAAGTAACCAATACAAGGCTAAAAAAAGCTCTGGAACAACACCTGTAAGCATTGCAAAATACAGACAAACCTTTGCCTTTGATGGCATAGGAAACATGAAAGAAAAATTAAGCACCACAAACATACCCGGTGCACAAGGAAACTCTTACCCCAAAGCTGAACTTGACTATAGCCTAGCTTACGAGTATGACCCTGCCTATGCACACCGCCTAATAAGAGCAGGTAACCGTTATTACCGCTATGACGCAAACGGCAACATCACAGCCGAAAAAGACGGTCCATTCACAGACGAAGAAGAGTTTGTATTTACATACTCATACTTTGAAGAAGAAGATGTTTATGGTGCAGATTACGGCTTCGGCCTTGACGCACCTAAAGAAACCGAGCAGGCAAATCCGCAAGACCTCTTTGCTTACAGGCGTAACTACACTTGGAACGAGCGAAACCTCTTAACAAAATCGAGCGACAAAAACTACACAGTCCACTACCGCTACGGTGAAGACGGACAGCGGGCACTTAAATACACAGACGAGGGGCGAAGCGAAACCTTATACTTCAATAACTTCTTTACAATACACATACCGATACAAGACCAAAACAACCCTCAAGGCTTAAGAGTACACAAACACATATTCGTAGGAAACTCACGGCTTGTAACCGCAATGACACATACGGATAATAGTGGAGATAACGATGAACAAAAGACAAAGCGTTACTACTACCATTCAGACCACCTTGGAAGTGCGCAATTTGTAACAGATTGGCGTGGTAAACAATATGAGCACATAGAATATACACCATACGGCGAACTATGGGTCGAGGAAGTTGCTGCAGGATTAGATAAACTGCCGTTTAGGTTTACGGGTAAGGAACTTGACGAGGAAACCGGACTGTATTATTATGGAGCAAGGTACTTAGATCCGAAGTATAGTAGGTGGTTGTCAGGAGACCCGGCGTTAAATGATTATATACCAAAGGCTCCGATAGATGATGAAGCGAAGAAGCACAATGAAAACCTGCCGGGCATGGGAGGCGTGTTTAATGTTGTAAACTTGCATGTGTATCATTATGCCGGGAATAATCCTGTTAAGTATACTGATCCGGATGGTAGAGAAACTAAGCAGTCTGGTAAAGGCACTATTGATGAACCCTTTATTCAAATAACTGTAACTAATGCAGAAACTGATGCATATAAGTATACTACTACTATAAATTATACAAGTTATATGGATAATGGAAAGATTTTTGAACAGTATTCCATCAATTCTTCTTTTTTGATTAAGGATACTGAAGCCGGTACAAAATTGGCTAATGACATGAATGTAGGAATAGATATGGGTTATACTTTAATTTCATCCATATTAATTGCTTTTACAATGAAACAAATTGATGGCAATAATATAGCGAAAATTATAAATGGTATTTTGGCAGGAATTAGTTCATATACAGGTTCTAA
- a CDS encoding ankyrin repeat domain-containing protein, translated as MKSNTSKIIFILLCSFICLIIIFNPVTLYTVGWLSVKIMGSMGNLFNSADPSISINIFKNTPAWDLAKAVNSQNIKKINQICSEDKELINYREPLYGTPLLYWAIVNSKYNSAEILLKNGADPDLMQRASNNTPLYLAVGKRWKGKSIDMNENIKYTKLLLKYGADPNIPYFEESYDDRTVLMNAIFTGDSKLLVELLINNGADIDARRNAGTTAASLALRLKRYTIAHYLIVECHADITEACYDPMIDKNLYISRKEKIYPVNILRDYSWVFPLDSKEYKLKQDIIAEFKRQGVDYYATPISDRTKYHIKYTYPDNYEEMLEKF; from the coding sequence ATGAAATCTAATACTTCAAAAATTATTTTTATTTTATTATGTTCATTTATATGTCTCATTATTATTTTTAACCCTGTAACGCTATATACGGTAGGCTGGCTAAGTGTAAAAATAATGGGTTCTATGGGAAATTTATTTAATTCTGCTGATCCGTCCATATCAATTAATATTTTTAAGAATACTCCTGCATGGGATTTGGCAAAAGCAGTTAATTCGCAAAATATAAAAAAAATAAATCAAATTTGTTCTGAGGACAAAGAATTAATAAATTACCGTGAGCCTCTTTATGGTACACCTCTGTTGTATTGGGCAATTGTAAACAGTAAGTATAATTCAGCAGAAATATTACTTAAAAACGGAGCTGATCCTGATCTTATGCAACGTGCATCAAATAACACGCCTCTGTATTTAGCTGTTGGCAAGCGGTGGAAAGGCAAAAGTATTGATATGAATGAAAATATTAAATATACGAAACTATTATTAAAATATGGTGCAGATCCGAATATTCCATATTTTGAAGAATCTTATGATGACAGAACCGTATTGATGAATGCAATATTTACAGGAGATAGTAAGTTATTGGTAGAGCTTCTGATTAATAACGGCGCCGATATCGATGCACGGCGAAATGCAGGTACTACTGCTGCAAGCCTCGCTTTACGTTTGAAGAGATATACCATTGCTCATTATCTTATAGTAGAATGCCATGCTGATATAACTGAAGCATGTTATGACCCTATGATAGATAAGAATTTGTATATATCACGAAAAGAAAAAATATATCCTGTAAATATCTTACGTGATTATTCTTGGGTGTTTCCGTTAGATAGTAAAGAATATAAATTAAAGCAGGATATAATCGCCGAATTTAAAAGACAGGGTGTCGATTATTATGCAACGCCTATTTCTGATAGAACGAAGTATCATATAAAATATACCTATCCTGATAATTATGAGGAAATGCTTGAAAAATTTTAA
- a CDS encoding RHS repeat domain-containing protein: MKSSYFYSQPNYLLFRAAIEREQKQFIKSAFAIHLSAVISAERYRSDSEALKSAVLNFVFFIILKNKIEQSAAQSYLSKKLSLSEILTDRTFGNRRSRYKELGKKVPQAYRVYVEDTFLPCDAGDARIFSKEMTYTENQGDNDEQKAKRYYYHSDHLGSAQFVTDWKGRQYEHIEYTPYGELWIEETAPGIDKLPFRFTGKELDEETGLYYYGARYLDPKYSRWLSGDPALNDYIPQAPVNDEAKKHNENLPNGGVYNAINLHVFNYGNNNPIKYNDPTGEIPTPYEAAIMAEHIYNGKIGDIVEGGWTLNNIYQLNQDGGSGAIGGYSRLVIDEKGYPVDVEYALVNRGTSPTNLEDWSQNIDQFFGDSSDVAMSISIAIDFVQDHIYSEVTMVGHSKGGAEAILNALKTGKNAIVFNPAKPTLNGLSKSGNSLQAFVVTGDILHGMQGSLPDIIDTTYLPRQHKGKERYSHSHGYDVRHEIFPHSMEAVIQALKE, encoded by the coding sequence ATGAAGAGTAGTTATTTTTATTCACAGCCTAACTATCTCTTATTTCGGGCAGCGATTGAAAGGGAGCAAAAGCAATTTATCAAAAGTGCTTTTGCTATACATCTTTCCGCAGTAATTTCTGCGGAAAGATACCGAAGCGACAGCGAAGCCCTGAAAAGCGCGGTGCTCAATTTTGTTTTCTTCATAATATTGAAAAACAAAATTGAGCAGTCCGCAGCTCAAAGCTACTTAAGCAAAAAGCTATCACTATCTGAAATCCTCACTGACAGGACTTTTGGAAATAGGCGGAGCAGATACAAGGAGTTAGGCAAAAAAGTACCGCAGGCGTATCGGGTATACGTCGAGGACACTTTTTTGCCGTGCGACGCAGGAGATGCCCGCATATTTTCAAAAGAGATGACGTATACGGAAAACCAAGGCGATAACGACGAGCAAAAGGCAAAGCGTTACTACTATCACTCAGATCACCTCGGCAGTGCACAATTCGTAACCGACTGGAAAGGCAGACAGTACGAACATATAGAGTACACACCATACGGCGAGCTCTGGATAGAAGAAACTGCACCGGGAATAGACAAACTGCCGTTCAGGTTTACGGGGAAAGAACTAGATGAAGAGACTGGACTGTACTACTATGGGGCCAGATACCTTGATCCGAAATATTCGAGATGGTTGTCAGGAGACCCTGCGTTAAATGATTACATACCGCAAGCTCCTGTAAATGACGAAGCGAAGAAACACAACGAGAACCTGCCAAATGGTGGAGTTTATAATGCAATTAACTTGCATGTATTTAATTATGGTAATAATAATCCTATAAAATATAATGACCCCACCGGAGAAATTCCTACTCCATATGAAGCTGCTATAATGGCTGAACATATTTATAATGGTAAGATTGGGGATATTGTAGAGGGAGGGTGGACACTAAATAATATATATCAATTAAATCAAGATGGTGGTAGTGGTGCGATAGGGGGATACTCGCGTCTTGTTATTGATGAAAAAGGTTATCCTGTAGATGTTGAATATGCTTTAGTTAATCGAGGAACTTCACCAACAAACCTTGAAGATTGGAGTCAAAACATTGATCAGTTTTTTGGAGATTCTTCTGATGTCGCTATGTCAATAAGCATAGCAATTGACTTTGTTCAAGACCATATATATTCAGAAGTTACAATGGTAGGACATTCGAAAGGTGGTGCTGAAGCAATATTGAATGCATTAAAAACCGGGAAAAATGCAATAGTATTTAATCCTGCAAAACCTACATTGAATGGATTATCTAAAAGTGGAAATTCTTTACAAGCATTTGTTGTTACAGGAGATATTTTACATGGAATGCAAGGTAGTCTTCCTGATATAATTGATACAACATATCTTCCAAGACAACATAAGGGAAAAGAAAGATATTCACACTCTCATGGCTATGATGTAAGACATGAAATTTTTCCACATTCGATGGAAGCTGTAATTCAAGCATTGAAAGAATAA